The Vicinamibacterales bacterium DNA window CAGGCGTCGGTGCGGCGCCTGCAGGGCGTGACCGACGCCATCCGGCAGCGCCTGGGCATCGATCGCGACGTGACCGTCGCCATCGTGCCGAAGAATCCGTACTTCGTGTCGGTCGACGCGCCCACGGCGCCCGAGGGCGCGTTCATCCTTCGAGTCGAAGACCGCTGGCTGCGACGCCTGTCCGAGGACGAGATGGAGGCGGCCCTGGCCCACGAGCTCGGGCACGTCTGGATCTTCACCCACCATCCGTACCTCCAGACCGAGCTGCTCGCCAACCAGGTGGCCATGCGGGCCGTCAGCCGGGATGCCCTCGCCCGTGTCTACGGGAAGGTGTGGGCGGACGGCGTGAAGGGCGACCTCGCGTCGTTCCTCGGCGCGGCCGACCAGCAGTAGCCGCCGTTCCGCCGTCTAGGGCTGCACGTGCAGGCGCCACGTCGCCGTCGCGCGCGCGGGCGGGAAGCAGACGCGGTCGTTGCACGCCTGGTAGCGCAGGACCGCGGGCACCGACAGATCCCCGGCCACCGACGCGGCGAGCGACAGCGTCACGGCGATCTCGAACTCGGGCCCGAGCACCGCAAGCGCCTCGGCGCGCCCCGCCTGCGTCAGGTCGGTCGGCACGGGATAGGTGATGCCCGTCACGGTGACGCCGTCCGTCGGGTCCACCGAAAGCACCGTGGGAATGAGCAACGGGTCCCTGGGCTCGTGGGCCTGCACGTGGACGTCCCTCGGCAGGCGGACCTTCAGGAGGACGTCCACGGCCGCACCGGGCGCGATGGCCGTGGCCGCGACCACCGGCTCGACCTTGGCCCGCGGCCGGGTGGTCTGGGCCGCCGCCAGGACGGGCAGGGCGAGGAGGGCCGCCGCGCAGGCGGCCCGGACGAGGCGAGCCGCCGCCGTCATCGCGACCTCGCGGGTTCGGCCAGCAGCTTCTCCACGAGCTCCGTGATCTCGTGCTCGGCCCTCGTGTAGAACTCGCCGCTGCCGGGACTCGGGAAGCCGGCATGGATGGCGCGCACCCGGCCGTCGCGCCCCACGACGAATGTCGTGGGGAAGGCATTCAGGTTCTCGGCCTGCGGCATCTTGTCGTTCAGCTCGTCCGGTTCGCCCGGCAGGAGGAACGTGTACTCGAGACCGTAGGTCTGGATGAACGCCCGGAGCCGCGTCGGGTTCTTCAGCTGATCGCCCTCCTCGAACGAGAGGCCGACCACCTCGAGGCCCTTGGCGCGGTACTTCGCGTAGAGGGCCGCCAGGAACGGCGCCTCGTCGTGGCAGTTCGGGCACCAGCTCCCGCCGATG harbors:
- a CDS encoding protein-disulfide reductase DsbD family protein, which gives rise to MTAAARLVRAACAAALLALPVLAAAQTTRPRAKVEPVVAATAIAPGAAVDVLLKVRLPRDVHVQAHEPRDPLLIPTVLSVDPTDGVTVTGITYPVPTDLTQAGRAEALAVLGPEFEIAVTLSLAASVAGDLSVPAVLRYQACNDRVCFPPARATATWRLHVQP